Proteins encoded in a region of the Larimichthys crocea isolate SSNF chromosome XVI, L_crocea_2.0, whole genome shotgun sequence genome:
- the ireb2 gene encoding iron-responsive element-binding protein 2, whose protein sequence is MALTSPVKEHPYSHLIETLKDGTKFFSPQKLNDPRYDKLPLSIRVLLEAAIRNCDGFYTKEEDVQNILDWQQQQSKAEVPFSPARVLLQDFTGIPAMVDLAAMRDAVAKHGIDPSLVNPKCPTDLIVDHSLQIDYSKCAIQNAPNPGGGDGPNQSQGPSRSTPSRPPSRGGSHCGSQRGPCSKAACSDPPASSGRPSASVQQIENTPLLCPFHLQPVSEPETALKNQEMELIRNKERLRFFKWCSKAFKNVNVVPPDVGAVHQVNLEYLSRVIQVSNSFVYPDSVVGTDSHTTMINGLGILGWGVGGIESEAVMLGQPVSLTLPQVVGCKLVGSINPLTTSIDIVLGITKHLRQAGISGKFVEFFGPGVSQLSAPDRTTIANMCPEYNATVSFFPVDQVTLKHFKKTNFTQDKLELLESYLKAVKLFRSYEDPSEDPQYSEVIEINLSSMVPCVSGPKRPQDRVSVSSMKEDFQSCLDEKVGFKGFHILKEKQETRVPFQHCGQEYHLAHGSVVIAAVISCTNNCNPSVMLTAGLLAKKAVEAGLVVKPYIRTSLAPGSGMVTHYLNTSGVLPYFSQLGFEVIGYGCATCVGNTAPLPEAVVDAIKQGDLVACGVLSGNRHFEGRLCDCVRANYLASPPLVVAYALAGTVGIDFEKEPLGVTSEGKEVYLRDIWPSREEVQQTEEDTVISSIFKDLRGRMEKGNTFWNNIEYPESVVFSWDQKSTYIRSPSFFSKLSKEVPPPQSIESAHVLLFLGDKVTTDHISPAGSIARVSAAAKYLLSKRLTPREFNSYGARRGNDAVMTRGTFASIKLQNRFIGKPGPKTLHIPSNQTLDVFEAAERYQKDGIPLIILAGKDYGSGNSRDWVAKGPYLLGVRAVIAESFEKLHKNQLVGMGIMPLQFLPGQNADSLELSGKEKFTITLPDSLSPRQQLTVKTSQGKSFSVTALFDTELDVIFFQHGGHLKYVARTLL, encoded by the exons ATGGCGCTCACTTCCCCAGTCAAAG AGCACCCGTACAGCCATCTCATCGAAACACTGAAAGATGGCACCAAGTTCTTCAGTCCACAGAAGTTAAATGATCCCAGATATG ACAAGCTGCCTCTGTCCATCCGCGTCTTACTGGAGGCAGCCATTCGTAACTGCGATGGCTTTTACACAAAAGAGGAAGACGTCCAGAACATTCTGgactggcagcagcagcagagcaaagcCGAGGTGCCGTTCTCTCCGGCGAGAGTCCTTCTCCAGGACTTCAC TGGTATTCCTGCCATGGTGGACTTGGCAGCCATGAGGGACGCTGTGGCCAAACATGGCATAGACCCCAGCCTGGTCAACCCTAAATGCCCCACGGACCTCATCGTAGATCACTCGTTACAGATTGATTATAGCAAAtg TGCCATACAGAATGCTCCAAACCCAGGTGGAGGGGACGGCCCAAACCAGAGCCAGGGTCCTTCCAGATCCACACCCTCCAGGCCTCCGTCCCGAGGAGGCTCACATTGTGGGAGCCAGCGGGGCCCCTGTAGTAAAGCTGCCTGCAGCGACCCTCCAGCCTCCTCGGGTAGACCTTCAGCATCTGTCCAGCAGATCGAGAATACACCCCTCCTCTGCCCGTTCCACCTGCAGCCTGTGTCAGA accTGAAACAGCTCTGAAGAACCAGGAGATGGAACTCATTAGAAACAAAGAGAGGCTTCGCTTCTTTAAG TGGTGCTCTAAAGCATTTAAGAACGTGAACGTGGTTCCTCCGGACGTTGGCGCAGTCCACCAGGTGAATCTGGAGTATCTGTCCAGAGTGATCCAGGTCAGCAACAGCTTCGTCTACCCCGACAGTGTGGTGGGAACCGACTCACACACCACCATGATCAACGGCCTGGGCATCCTGGGCTGGG GCGTTGGAGGAATTGAGTCAGAAGCCGTGATGCTGGGCCAGCCAGTGTCTTTGACCCTTCCTCAAGTAGTTGGTTGTAAACTGGTGGGCTCCATCAACCCCCTGACCACCTCCATAGACATCGTCCTCGGCATCACAAAG cACTTACGACAGGCTGGAATCTCTGGGAAGTTTGTTGAGTTTTTCGGACCCGGTGTCTCCCAGCTGTCAGCTCCTGACCGGACCACCATCGCCAACATGTGCCCAGAGTACAACGCTACTGTCAGCTTCTTCCCCGTCGACCAAGTCACACTCAAGCACTTTAAAAAGACAA ATTTTACCCAGGACAAACTTGAATTGCTTGAATCTTACCTGAAGGCTGTCAAACTTTTCCGAAGCTATGAAGACCCCTCAGAAGACCCCCAGTATTCTGAG GTGATTGAGATCAACCTGAGTTCCATGGTGCCCTGTGTGAGTGGACCGAAGAGGCCTCAGGACAGAGTGTCAGTGAGCAGCATGAAAGAAGACTTCCAGAGTTGTCTTGATGAGAAG GTTGGCTTCAAAGGCTTTCACATCCTGAAGGAGAAGCAGGAGACCCGGGTTCCCTTCCAGCACTGTGGTCAGGAGTATCATCTGGCCCACGGCTCGGTGGTCATCGCTGCTGTCATCAGCTGCACCAACAACTGCAACCCGTCTGTCATGCTGACTGCAG GTCTACTGGCCAAGAAGGCTGTGGAGGCGGGGCTTGTTGTCAAGCCTTACATTCGGACCAGCCTGGCTCCTGGAAGTGGCATGGTCACTCACTACCTCAATACCAGCGGAGTCCTGCCTTACTTTAGCCAGCTGGG GTTTGAGGTGATAGGTTATGGCTGTGCCACCTGTGTAGGGAACACGGCTCCGTTACCTGAAGCTGTTGTAGATGCAATCAAACAG GGGGATTTGGTGGCCTGTGGTGTTTTATCTGGCAACAGGCACTTTGAAGGCCGCCTGTGTGACTGCGTGCGTGCCAACTACCTGGCCTCCCCTCCCCTGGTGGTGGCTTACGCTCTCGCGGGCACTGTGGGAATCGACTTTGAGAAAGAGCCTCTGG GTGTGACCTCAGAGGGGAAGGAGGTTTACCTCCGTGACATCTGGCCGTCCAGGGAGGAGGTCcaacagactgaagaagacaCAGTCATCTCCTCCATTTTTAAGGATCTCAGGGGAAGGATGGAG AAAGGGAACACATTTTGGAACAACATTGAATATCCAGAGTCTGTGGTTTTCTCTTGGGATCAAAAGTCCACATATATCCGCTCACCATCTTTCTTCAGCAAGTTG AGTAAAGAGGTTCCGCCTCCTCAGTCCATAGAGAGCGCTCACGTCTTACTGTTCCTCGGGGACAAAGTGACCACGGACCACATCTCACCTGCCGGCAGCATTGCCAGAGTCAGCGCCGCCGCCAAGTACCTGCTGAGCAAACG CCTGACGCCACGGGAGTTCAACTCGTACGGCGCTCGCAGAGGGAACGACGCAGTGATGACCAGAGGCACGTTCGCCAGCATCAAGCTCCAAAATCGATTCATTGGCAAACCAGGCCCTAAGACTTTGCACATTCCTTCAAACCAGACG CTGGATGTGTTCGAGGCAGCTGAGCGCTATCAGAAAGACGGCATCCCACTCATCATCCTAGCAGGGAAAGACTACGGCTCTGGAAACTCCAGGGACTGGGTAGCCAAAGGACCATACCTGCTG GGTGTACGTGCAGTCATCGCTGAGAGCTTTGAGAAGCTGCACAAGAACCAGCTTGTGGGAATGGGCATAATGCCGCTCCAGTTCCTGCCCGGCCAGAACGCGGACTCTCTGGAGCTCAGCGGGAAGGAGAAGTTCACCATCACCCTGCCAGACAGCCTAAGTCCGAGGCAGCAGCTCACCGTCAAG ACTAGCCAAGGAAAGTCCTTCTCTGTCACCGCACTGTTCGACACCGAGCTGGACGTCATCTTTTTCCAACACGGAGGGCACCTTAAATATGTCGCTCGGACTTTGCTCTGA
- the slc25a44a gene encoding solute carrier family 25 member 44a: MQQKGAIQIIEWEDLDKRKFYSLGVFMTLTTRITVYPFSLIRTRLQVQKGKVLYSGTFDAFCKILRAEGMQGLYRGFMVNTFTLVSGQAYITTYELVRKYVSQYSPSNTVKSVVAGGAASLVAQTITVPIDVVSQQLMMQGQGEHLTRFKPKPKMVLAASKRRLTFGQTRDITVQIFAADGFRGFYRGYVASLLTYIPNSALWWPFYHFYAEQLSLLAPSECPHLILQALAGPMAAATASTITNPMDVVRARVQVEGRSSVIETFKQLLAEEGVWGMTKGLSARIISSLPTSVLIVVGYETLKRLSLRADLIETRHW; encoded by the exons ATGCAGCAGAAAGGTGCAATCCAAATTATCGAATGGGAGGACCTGGACAAGAGGAAGTTCTACTCCCTGGGTGTGTTCATGACCTTGACCACCAGAATCACCGTCTACCCATTCAGCCTCATCCGCACTCGGCTCCAGGTGCAGAAGGGGAAGGTCCTTTACTCCGGCACCTTTGATGCTTTCTGCAAGATCCTGCGAGCCGAGGGCATGCAAGGCCTCTACCGTGGTTTCATGGTGAACACGTTCACCCTGGTCTCAGGACAGGCTTACATCACCACCTATGAACTGGTGCGCAAGTATGTGTCCCAGTACTCGCCCAGTAACACAGTGAAGTCAGTGGTGGCAGGTGGGGCAGCGTCCCTGGTGGCTCAGACCATCACCGTGCCCATAGACGTGGTGTCTCAGCAACTGATGATGCAAGGGCAAGGGGAACACCTGACCCGCTTCAAGCCCAAACCCAAAATGGTGCTCGCGGCAAGCAAACGCAGACTGACTTTTGGGCAGACTCGCGACATTACAGTGCAGATATTTGCTGCTGATGGATTCAGGGGATTTTACCGGGGCTACGTGGCATCGCTACTCACGTACATCCCAAACAGCGCTCTCTGGTGGcctttttatcatttttatgcaG agcagctgtcctTGTTGGCGCCGAGTGAGTGCCCCCATCTGATTCTGCAGGCTTTGGCAGGACCAATGGCAGCAGCAACAGCCTCCACCATCACCAACCCCATGGATGTGGTTCGAGCAAGAGTACAG GTGGAAGGACGTTCATCTGTCATCGAGACCTTCAAGCAGCTGCTGGCAGAGGAGGGCGTCTGGGGGATGACCAAGGGGCTGTCGGCACGCATCATCTCCTCCCTGCCCACGTCGGTGCTCATCGTGGTGGGATACGAGACCCTGAAGAGACTGAGCCTGCGAGCTGATTTGATAGAGACCAGACACTGGTGA